GATTCCATCAAATATGATCCGGTATCGAGAGCGCATCTAGCTCTAGGAAGATTAAATGGCCTTATAAATGATAAAAGTGGTGGTATAAAATTAGATAGTGAAGAAATATTATCAAATTTTAGATCAGCGTGTACTATGTTGGAAAACTACTCATCAAATGATACATTTTTCCATAAGCATCCTGACGTAAAAAAGGTTAATCCCAATATTGTCGAGAACTTATTAAGTATCATGACACCAATTAACGAGACATTGGCCCTACATCCAGATTTAGTAGCATTCTCTATCCCTCAGTCTCCTATAACTGATTTCACTATGCCTACCCTATAATAATTAGTTAAGCAAACGCTTGATAAACTTACTTAATATGACTTTTAAAAGGAATTAGAGACTATTCGCCTTGTTCTGTAGCGTCATCGTTGCGCACTTGAACAAAAGCCATTTGAAGCTGACTAAGTGCTGCAGCAAGAGGATCTTTATGCTGCTCAAGACGATCGCCTAGACCGCTTAAAGTGGCAGCCATTGCATCAATACAAAGAGAAGCTTGGCTCAAACGAGCTTCTTTCTCAGCGCCAGTCAATGAAGTTGCTTCACTTAAATGAACAGTTGCAAGTTCATAAAATCCAACAATATGATTTCCTATAATGTCTTTTGCCGGAGTTTCTAATAACTCAGCGCGCATTTTAGTGATTTGCTCTAAAGCTTGGGCTTTTTCATCCTCACTCATACCTGCAAAAGCGTCATCAGAAGCCATTTCTTGCTCTGCTTGATCATTTTTTGCTACTTGCTCAGAAGAATTATTTTGCGGAGAATTGTCTCCGCCTGGGGTCCAGAGGCCTGTCATGTGCTATCCTTTCTATCTCACATATTGCGAGAAAGTGAACCAGAAGGGTTCCACCTCTTAGAGTCTAGCGCGACTAAGTCCGCTCACTTTAACGGGGTAACAGTTTGATTATTTAATTAGTCAAACAGAATTGACTGAGCGTTTTGCTCATGTTGATTAGTCCTTCCACTTTTTCGGCCTTAAATCAGCATGTCTGTTTTAGGTAAAGACTACGAAAGGAATACTAAGAAATCGCTACTATAGAAACCCGAATAAACGATCAAATTCGTGCTAAGGAAGTTCGTGTAATTGGAGAAGATGGAAGCCAACTAGGCGTTCGAACTTTAAAAGATGCACTTATTCTTTCATCTACAGCTGACCTAGATCTTGTAGAAATAGCTCCAAATACTGCTCCGCCTGTTTGTAAAATAATGAACTTCGGTAGATTTAAATATGAGCAAGAGCAAAAGAAAAAAGAAGCTCGCAAAAACACTACAAATGTTGTCGTAAAAGAAATGAAATTTCGTCCAAAAATCGATGGTCATGATTATGACACGAAAATGACACATGTTAGAAGGTTTTTAGAAGAAGGATCAAAAGTAAAACTTACAATCATGTTCAGGGGTAGGGAAATGGCTCACCCAGAATTTGGTCGAGAATTGCTTAACAGGGTAGCTACAGATCTCGAAGATATAGCAATGGTCTTTCAGAATCCAACGCAAGATGGAAGAAATATGACTATGGTTCTTCACCCAACTGTAAAACCTAAGAAATCTATAGAATCAAAACAACTTGCTCGCGGAGAAAAAGTTTACAAAAACTTTTCAACATTAGATCGACTTGAAGGAAATTCAATCGAAGTAGAGTCAGATGTGGAAGTAGAACTAACAGCAAAAGATATAAGAAACGCAAAGAAATCTAAATATAAGAAAGGTATACAAGAAGAGTTAGACGGAATTGACTTGGACGGTGAACCAGAAGAGTAAATTACAGGGTCCGTCCCTGCAATAAAAGTGCATAAAGGAGAAACATGCCAAAAGTAAAAACAAATAAATCAGCAGCCAAGAGATTCAAAATCTCTGGTACTGGAAAAATTCGACGTCGCAAACATGGTGGAGCACACCTTTTGTCTAAGAAATCATCAGCACGCAAACGTCGTCTGAACGAAATCGTTGAAGTTACTGGTAAAGATGCGCAAAAAGTTATGCGTCTATTAGGAAAAAGATAAATTTATAGTCAGGGTTCTAAGAGCGCAGTAATGCGAAACAGTTCAAACCCTTTCCAAGGCAGAAATTATTTACATAAAGGAAAAAAATTATGGCGCGTGTAAAACGTTCAGTAAATTCAAAAAAAGGCCGCAAGGCAATATTGGAAAAAGCAAAAGGTTATAGAGGCGCGAGACACCGCACGCTTCGTGCTGCAAATGAAGCAGTAATGAAAGCTGGCCAATATGCATATCGTGACCGACGTTCAAAAAAAGGCGATATTCGCCGTTTGTGGATTGTACGTATTAACGCACAGTGTCGTATAAACGAAATTAGTTACTCTCAGTTTATTGCTGGCTTGAGAAAAGCAGAAGTAGATGTAGATCGTAAAATGCTTTCTGAAATGGCAGTCAATGACCAAGCAACTTTCGCAGTCTTAGTGCAAACAGCAAAAGACGCTTTAGCCGCTAAATAATAAATGTTAGAAAAAGCATTTGTAAAGGAGCTTCGTGAATTATCGCGAAGCTCTAATTTACGTCATGAACATAGAC
The sequence above is a segment of the Acidimicrobiia bacterium genome. Coding sequences within it:
- the infC gene encoding translation initiation factor IF-3 — protein: MATIETRINDQIRAKEVRVIGEDGSQLGVRTLKDALILSSTADLDLVEIAPNTAPPVCKIMNFGRFKYEQEQKKKEARKNTTNVVVKEMKFRPKIDGHDYDTKMTHVRRFLEEGSKVKLTIMFRGREMAHPEFGRELLNRVATDLEDIAMVFQNPTQDGRNMTMVLHPTVKPKKSIESKQLARGEKVYKNFSTLDRLEGNSIEVESDVEVELTAKDIRNAKKSKYKKGIQEELDGIDLDGEPEE
- the rpmI gene encoding 50S ribosomal protein L35; translated protein: MPKVKTNKSAAKRFKISGTGKIRRRKHGGAHLLSKKSSARKRRLNEIVEVTGKDAQKVMRLLGKR
- the rplT gene encoding 50S ribosomal protein L20, with translation MARVKRSVNSKKGRKAILEKAKGYRGARHRTLRAANEAVMKAGQYAYRDRRSKKGDIRRLWIVRINAQCRINEISYSQFIAGLRKAEVDVDRKMLSEMAVNDQATFAVLVQTAKDALAAK